From the Mycobacteriales bacterium genome, one window contains:
- a CDS encoding RidA family protein: MSRQRIGAGSRYESAIGFSRAFRVGKRVLVSGTAPVWPDGSCPDDAALQTRRCFEIIGDALTEAGAGLHEVVRTRMFVTSRSDADAIGAIHGEVFGAVRPAATMVVVAGLLDPRWKVEIEAEAILDA, encoded by the coding sequence ATGAGCAGGCAGCGGATCGGTGCAGGGTCCCGGTACGAATCCGCGATCGGGTTCAGCCGGGCGTTCCGGGTGGGCAAGCGAGTCCTCGTGTCCGGGACGGCGCCGGTCTGGCCCGACGGCTCGTGCCCGGACGATGCGGCGCTCCAAACGAGACGATGTTTCGAGATCATCGGGGACGCCCTGACCGAGGCTGGGGCTGGCCTGCACGAGGTCGTGCGCACGCGCATGTTCGTGACCTCGCGATCGGATGCCGACGCGATCGGGGCGATCCACGGCGAGGTTTTCGGTGCCGTCCGCCCCGCGGCGACCATGGTGGTTGTCGCGGGTCTGCTTGACCCCCGCTGGAAGGTGGAGATCGAGGCCGAGGCAATCCTCGACGCCTGA
- a CDS encoding DsrE family protein — MTLVVKVTVGSDAPERCAQAFTVASVGLAAGVPVSLWLTGEASWLAMPGRAEQFVLAHSAPLAELRDAVLAGGTLTVCTQCAARRDIEPADLLPGVRIAGAAAFVEEVLAEGARALVY, encoded by the coding sequence ATGACGCTCGTCGTGAAAGTGACCGTCGGCTCGGACGCGCCGGAGCGATGCGCGCAGGCCTTCACCGTGGCGTCGGTCGGGCTCGCCGCCGGGGTCCCGGTGTCGCTGTGGCTCACCGGTGAGGCGTCCTGGCTGGCGATGCCCGGCCGGGCCGAGCAGTTCGTGCTGGCGCACTCCGCCCCGCTCGCCGAGCTGCGCGACGCCGTGCTCGCCGGCGGCACGCTGACCGTGTGCACCCAGTGCGCCGCCCGACGCGACATCGAGCCGGCCGACCTGCTGCCCGGGGTTCGGATCGCCGGCGCCGCGGCGTTCGTCGAGGAAGTCCTCGCCGAGGGGGCCCGGGCGCTCGTGTACTGA
- a CDS encoding oxidoreductase, producing the protein MAASTFPLGSRTVHRMGFGAMQLPGPGVFGPPVDRDEAIAVLRAAVDAGVDHIDTAQYYGPDVANELIRAALHPYPEGLALVSKVGARRDEKGAWLPANSPAELRAGVEANLRSLGVDTLAAVNLRLHEPGPVTPELDERLDAMAAMRDEGLIGGVGVSNVSLEQFEHVLARTEIACVQNPLNVVDRASWPVLEACRERSIAFVPFFPLGSAFGGQNRVLTDPVVTAVAARLGATASQVALAWLLASAPNVLLIPGTRSLVHLAENLATGSISLDDDALADFGAPAGPV; encoded by the coding sequence GTGGCGGCCTCGACCTTCCCGCTCGGCAGCCGGACCGTGCACCGGATGGGGTTCGGCGCCATGCAGCTGCCGGGGCCCGGAGTGTTCGGCCCGCCGGTGGACCGGGACGAGGCGATCGCCGTGCTCCGCGCGGCCGTGGACGCCGGGGTGGACCACATCGACACCGCCCAGTACTACGGGCCGGACGTCGCCAACGAGCTCATCCGGGCCGCCCTGCACCCCTATCCGGAGGGCCTGGCCCTGGTGAGCAAGGTGGGCGCCCGCCGGGACGAGAAGGGCGCCTGGCTGCCGGCGAACAGCCCGGCCGAGCTGCGCGCCGGTGTCGAGGCGAACCTGCGCAGCCTCGGGGTCGACACCCTCGCCGCGGTCAACCTCCGGCTGCACGAGCCCGGCCCGGTCACCCCGGAGCTCGACGAGCGGCTCGACGCGATGGCGGCGATGCGGGACGAGGGGCTCATCGGCGGCGTCGGGGTGAGCAACGTCTCCCTCGAGCAGTTCGAGCACGTGCTCGCCCGGACGGAGATCGCCTGCGTGCAGAACCCGCTCAACGTCGTGGACCGGGCCTCCTGGCCGGTGCTCGAGGCGTGCCGGGAGCGCTCGATAGCATTCGTGCCGTTCTTCCCGCTCGGGTCTGCGTTCGGCGGGCAGAACCGGGTGCTCACCGACCCGGTGGTAACCGCCGTCGCGGCCCGGCTCGGGGCGACCGCGTCCCAGGTCGCGCTCGCCTGGCTGCTCGCGAGCGCCCCGAACGTCCTGCTCATCCCGGGCACCCGCTCCCTCGTGCACCTGGCCGAGAACCTGGCGACCGGCTCGATCTCGCTCGACGACGACGCGCTGGCCGACTTCGGGGCGCCGGCCGGGCCCGTGTAA
- a CDS encoding DUF1778 domain-containing protein: MKDERLQVRVDPASKRALEQAAAAAHLNLSAFVLQAAQIRAEEILAERTMIALQPAAAAAFARALAEPATVNARLASALSRPRKFSWLD, encoded by the coding sequence ATGAAGGACGAGCGGCTGCAGGTTCGAGTCGACCCGGCGTCAAAGCGTGCCCTGGAGCAGGCGGCGGCTGCTGCGCACCTCAACCTGTCGGCCTTCGTTCTCCAGGCTGCACAGATCAGGGCCGAGGAGATCCTCGCCGAGCGAACCATGATCGCATTGCAGCCGGCGGCTGCGGCTGCCTTCGCGCGTGCCCTCGCCGAGCCAGCGACGGTGAACGCACGGCTAGCATCCGCGCTGAGCCGCCCGCGGAAGTTCAGCTGGCTTGACTGA
- a CDS encoding SRPBCC domain-containing protein, translating into MTVIRTTKDVATLTLTLVAEFDAPPERVWQVWEDPRKLERWWGPPTFPATFTRHDFVVGGQSRYSMTGPDGEAPRGWWRIDAIDRPHRLDFANGLAGDDGEPMPGIPPMAGYVTFESTDAGTRMTAITHFTDAQQMETMLGMGMHEGMTQAIGQIDELLASAPV; encoded by the coding sequence ATGACAGTCATCCGCACCACCAAGGACGTCGCCACCCTTACCCTCACCCTCGTCGCCGAGTTCGACGCGCCCCCCGAGCGGGTTTGGCAGGTGTGGGAAGACCCGCGAAAGCTTGAGCGCTGGTGGGGACCGCCGACCTTCCCCGCCACCTTCACGCGACACGACTTCGTTGTCGGCGGGCAGTCCCGCTACTCCATGACCGGTCCGGACGGCGAGGCCCCCCGCGGTTGGTGGCGGATCGACGCCATCGACAGACCACACCGACTTGACTTTGCCAATGGACTGGCCGGTGACGACGGCGAACCTATGCCGGGCATCCCACCGATGGCGGGCTACGTCACCTTCGAATCCACCGACGCGGGAACTCGGATGACCGCCATCACCCACTTCACTGACGCCCAGCAAATGGAGACGATGCTTGGCATGGGCATGCACGAAGGCATGACTCAGGCAATCGGCCAAATCGACGAGCTGCTGGCCTCCGCGCCAGTCTGA
- a CDS encoding ribbon-helix-helix protein, CopG family yields the protein MKTAISVPDETFRRASERASELGMSRSEFFTRAAQNYLERLDEASVTEKINAALELDLGDDSAAAVVAAGRRRLAVGDDEW from the coding sequence GTGAAGACTGCTATCTCGGTTCCCGATGAGACGTTTCGACGTGCGTCAGAACGGGCCTCCGAACTGGGCATGAGCCGCTCGGAGTTCTTCACCCGGGCGGCCCAGAACTACCTGGAGAGGCTCGACGAAGCCTCCGTGACGGAGAAGATCAACGCCGCGCTCGAACTCGACCTCGGCGACGATTCCGCCGCGGCCGTCGTGGCAGCTGGTCGGCGGCGACTCGCCGTCGGCGACGACGAGTGGTGA
- a CDS encoding type II toxin-antitoxin system PemK/MazF family toxin — MRPIHWAMLDKRRPVLVLTREIMVGRMSTVAVAPITSTVHEIATEILVGRPNGLAQDSAIKCDQIVSIPVDQLHERCGWLLDAQELALHDAIQAAFDLV, encoded by the coding sequence ATGCGACCCATCCATTGGGCCATGCTGGACAAGCGTCGGCCGGTGCTCGTCCTCACGCGCGAGATCATGGTCGGGCGGATGTCCACGGTCGCCGTGGCTCCCATAACGTCCACGGTTCATGAGATCGCGACCGAGATCCTCGTCGGCAGGCCCAACGGGTTGGCTCAGGACTCGGCCATCAAGTGTGATCAGATCGTCAGCATCCCCGTTGATCAGCTCCATGAGCGCTGCGGGTGGCTGTTGGATGCGCAGGAACTGGCCCTGCACGACGCCATCCAAGCCGCCTTCGACCTCGTGTGA
- a CDS encoding carboxypeptidase-like regulatory domain-containing protein, whose product MSRSCLGTTVTVIVIAMAMATACSNGGGPSATADGVLTGTVTGEGGPLIVQGTSTHEAVPPGTPQRGTPVSATSTGGQRFSTTTDAKGSYRLRLPPGSYAIDTGCGPGGSQSPVVVQAGDTVTRNISCPIP is encoded by the coding sequence GTGAGCCGGTCCTGCCTCGGCACCACTGTCACGGTGATCGTGATCGCCATGGCCATGGCCACCGCCTGCTCGAACGGCGGGGGCCCGTCCGCCACTGCGGACGGAGTACTGACCGGCACTGTGACCGGAGAAGGTGGGCCGCTGATCGTTCAAGGGACCTCGACTCACGAGGCCGTTCCACCCGGTACACCGCAGCGCGGCACGCCGGTGAGCGCTACGAGCACCGGCGGACAGAGGTTCTCGACGACAACCGACGCGAAGGGAAGCTACCGGCTTCGATTGCCGCCAGGCAGCTACGCGATCGACACCGGCTGCGGCCCAGGCGGCAGCCAGTCGCCTGTCGTCGTCCAGGCGGGCGACACGGTCACCCGCAACATCAGCTGCCCGATTCCGTGA
- a CDS encoding VOC family protein produces MGIEWEQTIIDSDDPVALGQWWRNALGWEVVNDASDEFEIRPSVDHLPGLLFAAVPEGKSVKNRLHLDFRPDDQDAEVKRLLELGAVLTDVGQREQSWVVLADPEGNEFCILRSKDPGT; encoded by the coding sequence ATGGGTATTGAATGGGAGCAGACGATCATCGACTCCGATGACCCGGTTGCACTTGGGCAATGGTGGAGAAACGCGCTGGGCTGGGAGGTGGTCAATGACGCCTCCGACGAGTTCGAAATTCGGCCGAGTGTGGACCATCTCCCCGGACTGCTGTTTGCAGCCGTCCCCGAAGGCAAGTCCGTGAAGAATCGCTTGCATCTCGATTTCCGACCGGACGATCAGGATGCCGAGGTCAAGCGACTGCTCGAGCTGGGCGCAGTCCTGACTGATGTCGGGCAACGCGAACAGTCGTGGGTTGTGCTGGCGGATCCCGAGGGCAACGAGTTCTGCATTCTCCGGTCAAAGGATCCAGGCACCTAG
- a CDS encoding Txe/YoeB family addiction module toxin — MRLVFTPNGWEDYTHWLDADRATLKRINRLIDDTLRDPFSGIGKPEQLRYALAGAWSRRIGEEHRLVYLVDGEDLVILQARYHY, encoded by the coding sequence ATGAGGCTGGTCTTCACCCCGAACGGCTGGGAGGACTACACGCACTGGCTGGATGCGGATCGGGCGACGTTGAAGCGAATCAACAGGCTCATCGACGACACCCTCCGCGACCCCTTCAGCGGCATCGGCAAACCCGAACAGCTCCGGTACGCCCTCGCCGGCGCCTGGTCCAGACGCATCGGCGAAGAGCACCGCCTGGTGTACCTCGTCGACGGTGAGGACCTCGTCATTCTGCAAGCCCGCTACCACTACTGA
- a CDS encoding metalloregulator ArsR/SmtB family transcription factor translates to MASDADGIFRALADATRRDILVKAIQREQSVSALARRYDMSFAAVQKHVAVLERARLVTKQRRGREQIVHANTAPLRQVAELLSSYEELWIQRATRIADILVGEEGSPR, encoded by the coding sequence ATGGCCAGCGACGCGGATGGCATCTTCCGCGCACTGGCGGACGCCACCCGGCGCGACATCCTGGTGAAGGCGATCCAGCGTGAGCAATCCGTCTCGGCCCTCGCCCGACGCTACGACATGAGTTTTGCAGCCGTCCAGAAGCACGTGGCGGTGCTCGAGCGAGCCCGACTCGTCACGAAGCAGCGGCGCGGCCGAGAACAGATCGTGCATGCCAACACGGCGCCGCTGCGCCAAGTCGCCGAGCTCCTCAGCAGCTACGAGGAGTTATGGATCCAACGCGCCACTCGGATTGCCGACATCTTGGTCGGCGAGGAAGGAAGCCCCCGATGA
- a CDS encoding type II toxin-antitoxin system PemK/MazF family toxin has translation MVISRGDLCWVDLGPPVRSRPAKRRPVLVIQADSYNRSQLATVVTAVITSNTRLAAMPGNVFLPAAATGLPIDSVVNVTAVVTLDEKDLDQPIGHVPDALMDAVDAGLRRVLSLSTAKGA, from the coding sequence GTGGTGATCTCCCGAGGCGACCTGTGCTGGGTTGATCTCGGCCCGCCGGTTCGAAGTCGGCCGGCGAAGCGTCGACCCGTGCTGGTCATCCAGGCCGACTCGTACAACCGAAGCCAGCTGGCCACCGTCGTCACCGCCGTCATCACGTCGAACACCAGGCTGGCCGCCATGCCGGGCAACGTGTTTCTCCCGGCCGCCGCGACCGGGCTGCCAATTGACTCGGTCGTCAACGTCACCGCTGTTGTCACCCTGGACGAGAAAGACCTCGACCAGCCCATTGGCCACGTTCCGGACGCCTTGATGGACGCGGTCGACGCGGGGCTCCGGCGGGTCCTGAGCCTCTCGACGGCCAAGGGCGCATAG
- a CDS encoding type II toxin-antitoxin system prevent-host-death family antitoxin has protein sequence MAVTASEARKNLFPLIEQVNADRTPIEITSRRGDAVLISRADYDALQETAHLLRAPRNARRLLESLDQAAKGSREEHELVR, from the coding sequence ATGGCCGTCACGGCGAGTGAGGCTCGCAAGAACCTCTTCCCCCTCATCGAGCAGGTCAATGCGGACCGCACCCCCATCGAGATCACCTCTCGGCGCGGTGACGCGGTCCTGATCTCCCGCGCCGACTATGACGCGCTGCAGGAAACTGCGCATCTACTACGTGCCCCACGCAACGCCCGCCGACTGCTGGAAAGCCTCGACCAGGCGGCCAAGGGAAGCCGTGAGGAGCACGAGCTCGTCAGATGA
- a CDS encoding DUF429 domain-containing protein, with product MRTVGIDLATTPKNTGVCVLDWTPRAATASFPSAGDNDDLVELAAVADKVGVDCPFGWPIPFVTAIDAWSRGETFPATAVGELRNRRTDVATHGYLLARWQVSRYPLSVSTDRIGVTAMRCARLLDRIAAVTGEPVDRAGGGRLVEVYPAAATVCWNLLPTDRPLPAAEERTGILLGRLFHGAPWLCTPSEIRAVCLASEHRRDALLAALVAAAALARQTAPPETAEDRRAAGIEGWIHLPTGAVGTLLDSVNAVANPAAGSAD from the coding sequence GTGCGCACCGTCGGGATCGACCTCGCGACGACGCCGAAGAACACCGGCGTTTGCGTGCTGGACTGGACGCCGCGTGCAGCCACGGCCTCATTCCCCTCGGCTGGCGACAACGACGACCTGGTCGAACTCGCGGCTGTCGCGGACAAGGTCGGTGTCGACTGCCCGTTCGGCTGGCCGATCCCGTTCGTTACGGCCATCGACGCCTGGTCCCGGGGTGAGACCTTCCCCGCCACCGCAGTCGGCGAGCTGCGTAACCGTCGGACCGACGTCGCCACCCACGGGTACCTGCTGGCCCGTTGGCAGGTCAGCCGGTACCCGCTGAGCGTGTCCACGGACCGCATTGGGGTAACGGCGATGCGCTGCGCCCGGCTGCTGGACCGGATCGCGGCGGTCACCGGGGAGCCGGTGGACCGGGCCGGCGGCGGCCGGCTAGTCGAGGTCTACCCCGCCGCCGCCACCGTCTGCTGGAACCTGCTCCCGACCGATCGCCCACTTCCAGCGGCCGAGGAGCGGACCGGGATCCTTCTGGGAAGGCTGTTCCACGGGGCCCCGTGGCTCTGCACGCCAAGCGAGATCCGAGCGGTGTGTTTGGCCAGCGAACACCGCCGCGACGCCCTGCTGGCGGCCTTGGTCGCGGCAGCCGCGCTGGCCAGACAGACCGCTCCGCCCGAGACGGCGGAGGACCGTCGGGCCGCTGGCATCGAGGGCTGGATCCACCTCCCCACGGGCGCGGTCGGAACCCTGCTGGACTCGGTCAACGCAGTCGCGAACCCTGCCGCCGGATCGGCCGATTAG
- a CDS encoding type II toxin-antitoxin system RelE/ParE family toxin, whose protein sequence is MPYGVAWTPSAQRALARLPEKIATAAIEFAYGSLAANPRRLGRELHLGLSGHHSARRGDYRLIYRIDEDQHRIHIVAVNHRADVYRRGKR, encoded by the coding sequence CTGCCCTACGGCGTCGCCTGGACGCCCTCGGCGCAACGCGCCCTGGCCAGGCTTCCGGAGAAGATCGCCACGGCTGCCATCGAGTTCGCTTACGGATCACTGGCAGCCAACCCACGACGACTCGGCCGGGAACTGCATCTGGGGCTGTCCGGGCACCACTCGGCTCGGCGAGGCGACTACCGGCTGATCTACCGCATCGACGAGGACCAGCACCGGATCCACATCGTCGCGGTCAACCATCGTGCCGACGTCTACAGGCGCGGCAAGCGGTAG
- a CDS encoding GNAT family N-acetyltransferase, producing MTEYRRPCLLDPALHDRRDFVCAEPAYADWLRKFAGQSRRADTAATWVIADPSYKVVAYATLSMTGIGVSEAPAALAKRAPDPIPALLIGRLAVDERHEGVGLGTELVKHILATAVELNESAALRAVVLTALNDVARRWWRDRLGFVPFDPGDAGNFDLFLLTSTIAATLEAL from the coding sequence TTGACTGAGTACCGCCGCCCCTGCCTCCTTGATCCCGCTCTACACGACCGCCGCGACTTCGTCTGCGCTGAGCCTGCTTACGCCGACTGGTTGCGGAAATTCGCCGGCCAGAGCCGCCGAGCAGACACAGCCGCAACTTGGGTTATTGCTGACCCGAGTTACAAGGTCGTCGCGTACGCGACGCTATCGATGACCGGTATCGGTGTTTCGGAAGCTCCAGCAGCTCTCGCGAAGCGGGCGCCGGACCCCATTCCAGCGCTGCTCATTGGTCGGCTCGCGGTGGATGAGCGGCACGAGGGTGTGGGCCTTGGGACGGAGCTCGTCAAACACATCCTGGCCACCGCCGTGGAGCTCAACGAATCCGCCGCTCTCAGGGCGGTCGTGCTGACGGCCCTGAACGACGTCGCGCGCCGGTGGTGGCGCGACCGTCTCGGCTTTGTCCCGTTCGATCCCGGCGACGCTGGAAACTTCGATTTGTTCCTGCTGACTAGCACCATCGCAGCGACGCTTGAGGCACTCTGA
- a CDS encoding type II toxin-antitoxin system Phd/YefM family antitoxin, translated as MTEAEHLPLADVKNRLSEVVERLEREHGRVVITKHGKPAAVVLSVEDLESLEETLEILSDPRLMRRIRKADAEIEAGQSEQLTKERALALARRK; from the coding sequence ATGACTGAGGCGGAACATTTGCCCCTTGCCGATGTGAAGAATCGGCTGTCCGAGGTCGTCGAACGCCTAGAACGCGAACACGGCCGGGTGGTCATCACCAAGCACGGCAAGCCGGCTGCGGTAGTGCTTAGCGTTGAGGATCTTGAGAGCCTCGAGGAGACCCTCGAGATCTTGTCCGACCCACGATTGATGCGGCGCATCCGCAAGGCTGACGCCGAGATCGAGGCCGGCCAGTCCGAGCAGCTAACTAAAGAACGGGCCTTGGCCCTGGCCCGCCGGAAGTGA